Sequence from the Bacillus sp. es.036 genome:
TTCCTTCCCACTTTAATATTTTTGCTGGTCTTGGCTTTAGTTTGGCTTGTCGTAGTAGCGGTAAGATAACGGTTGGACCCGTTACAATAAACAACCCGCCTATCACGAACGCAACACCCCAGGATAACCCTGCGACATAGTGCGCTGACAGTGAACCTAACAACCATGCTAGAAAAGCGCCTACCGTTACAATTCTTCCAACCGGTCGACCAAGACCCTTAATTTCTCTAAAATCAAGATTTAGACTGCCTTCAAATAAAATGATAGCTACTGCAATCGATACGAATGGATCGAATAAATCTCCAAATACATCTTCTGGATGAAGAAAGCCAAAAATCGGCCCGACAAGCAAACCAATAATAGACATAACGACAATGGCAGGGAAGTGAAAACGCCAGGCAACCCATTGCGAAAAGATGCCGAGGGCACCAACAAGCATAATATTAAATAATATCGAATCGACCATAGATAGCCTCCTTATGTTTAACAACTGCTCGTGCTTCATTCCTTATTCTGTCCTTCGTACTAACTTCACTATAATCGAACTGAACAGAAATGTTTGAAAATATGCTCACAATTGGCGTAATTAGTAAAAAATGAAACGCCTTTTACATGTCGTCATTTTATATGCAATTGGTCCGATTAGGCAACTATCTACTCTTTTCAATCAAAAGAACTATTATCAAGGAAATATGTAAAAGAAATAGTACCCTTTTATTAGTTAAACCAATCCATTTCCATACTATATTATTTTTTGTTAGATGAATAATAGCTAGATGAAAAAAGAAGCAGGTCACCCTGCTCCCTGTTATTTATCTTGATCTAATTTTAATTTCGCTAATGCATCAGCTAGAGCTGTATTAACCGGCTCGTCTTTCTGCTGGTTTTTCATATAGCTTGAAACATCTTTCTTCGTCGCTTTTGTATTTTTTTCTTTTTTGCGTCGTTCATTAAATGTCGACAGTTTTTCACGATGACCGCATTTGCATATAAAGGTTTGGGCATCACCTTGTCCATGAAGCTCAAGTTTCTTTTTACACTTTGGACACCTTGCGTTAGTTACTTTGCTTTTCCCTTTACGATAGCCACATTCACGATCCTGACAAACAAGCATTTTACCTTTTTTACTTTTCACTTCAAGCATCAAATTCCCACAATCAGGACATTTCGTTCCTGTTACGTTATCATGCTTATATTTCTTCGAACTGGACTTGATTTTCTGAACGGTTTCGTTCGCATAGGCTTTCATCTCTTCAATAAATGCCTGCTTTGAAAGGTTACCTTTGCCAATCGCTTCAAGCTTTTGCTCCCATTCTGCAGTTAAAGCAGGTGATTGCAATTCATCCGGAACGATATCAAGCAATTGCTTCCCTTTTGATGTGATCGTTAAATCTTTTCCATTCTTTTCAATTAAAAAGCTATTAAATAATTTCTCGATAATATCCGCACGCGTTGCAACGGTTCCGAGTCCACCGGTTTCACCAAGCGTTTTTGCAAGCTTGTTATCTTGCATGCTTAAAAATTGAGCTGGCTTTTCCATCGCAGTTAAGAGTGTTCCTTCGTTAAAACGAGGCGGAGGGTTGGTTTTCCCTTCTGTTCTTGTTAGAGAGAGCACGCGAAGTTCCTGGCCCTCTTTAAGCTCAGGAAGCACGACATCCGCTTCCTCTGTCTCGTATATTTCTTTCCAACCGGCAGAAAGCACTCTCTTTCCTTTGGCATCAAAGTTTGCTTCACCAATCTTAGCCTTTACCGTCACTTGCTCGTATTCAAATGGCTCGTATAATGCGGCTACAAACCGTTTAACAATCAAATCATATACTTTCCGATCCTTATCACTAAGTTCTCGAATAACGGGCGTTTGCTCTGTCGGAATAATCGCATGATGATCGGATACTTTTCGATCATCAATAATATGCTTCCCCGTTTGAATCGTTTTACCGAGTACTTTTCGCGCTGCTTTCTCATAAGGCGCTACAGCTTCTAATCTTTCTTTCAACGTGTCTTTCATATCAGAAGAAAGGAAGCGTGAATCTGTTCTCGGATACGTAACTAGTTTGTGCTGTTCATACAAACGCTGGGTAGCTGAAAGTGTTTCTTTCGCTGAAAATCCAAAACGTTTGTGCGCGTCTCTTTGTAGTTCAGTTAAGTCATACAATCCAGGTGCAAACGTCTTTTTCTTTGCTTTCTTCACTTCTTCTATCTTGGCTACCTTTCCTGATAACTGCTTAAGGTTAGAATCAATTCGCTCTCGGTCGAAGACACGTGAATCATTCGATTTTGGATCACGATACGTTAACGTAAAGCCATCCACCACTGCCGCCATTCCATAATAAGATTCAGGTTGGAAGGATTTAATTTCTTCCTCTCGCTTCGCAATCATCGAAAGCGTAGGCGTTTGCACTCTTCCACTTGAAAGCTGTGCATTGTATTTTGTAGTGAGCGCACGAGTTGCATTAAGACCAACATACCAATCTGCTTCTGACCTTGCTGCAGCTGCTTGATAAAGGTTTGTGTATTGATTCGCATCTTTTAAATTTTTAAATCCATCTCGAATCGCTTTGTCTGTGACGGATGAAATCCACAACCTCTTTAGTGGTTTTTTAGCTCGCGCTTTTTCAATAATCCAACGCGCCACTAACTCTCCTTCTCTTCCGGCATCCGTTGCAATGACAATTTCACTTACATCATTACGGTTCATTTGCGTTTTCACAACGCTAAATTGTTTTCCACTTCTTTTAATAACGACAAGTTTTAACGGGGCAGGAAGCATCGGCAAATCTTCTAACTTCCACGTCTTGTATGCCTCATTATAAATTTCAGGATCAGCAAGCGTCACTAGATGACCAAGTGCCCACGTTACGATGTAGCGATCTCCTTCAAGAAAACCATTTCCACCTTTTGTACAATTTAATACCCTCGCGATATCACGTCCAACAGAGGGCTTTTCTGCAAGAATGAGTTGTTTACCCACAATACCAATCTCCTCAAATTTCGATTATTTCTCTATCATACCAGCTTCAATGTTACACGTGAAACATTGCAAATCAATTGTCCTGTTTAACAAACAAAAAAGAAGATGTCTTCCATCTCCCTTCGGCTAGTTGCTATTCAGAATGCCTTCTTCAATTAAAACCGCTTCAAGAGCATCAACCACTTCAGCATCGTATAAGACGCCTGAAAGACGCTTTAATTCATTCATAGCATATTCAGGTGTATAGGCTTTTCGATATGAACGGTCGTCCGTCATCGCATCATAGGAATCGCTAACTCCAATAATTTTTGCACCAATCGTGATCTCTTCACCCTTCAAACCATCTGGGTAACCAGAACCGTTGAGGCGCTCGTGGTGCTGATGAATAATCGTGCTAATATCAGAATAATAAGAGTCTTTCACCATCTCTGCACCATCGGCTGGATGCTTTTTTATAATCTCATATTCCTCATCCGTAAGACCGCCTGTCTTATTAAGAATTTCTTCAGGAACTTTAATTTTACCTACGTCGTGGAGGACTGAAGCGACAATTAGTGTATCTAACTCATCTTTTAAAAGGTTGAGTTTTTTTCCTATTTTTATACTACTATTTTGAACCCTAACGCTATGTTTAAAAGTATATCTATCCTTTTCTTCAACCTTACTAACTACTTCTAGTAATAATGATACCTTTTGACTAATTAAATGGAAAACGGACTCATTTATCATCCAAATCATCGAGACTTCAGAAGCAGCTTCAAAAAAAACGATTTCTTTGAGATCTTTCACAAAAAAGTAATCGTCTTTTTTCAAAGTAATGGATAGTTCTTCACATACCAGTTCACCTTCTAAAATATAAAAGAATTCAAAACTTTCGGGGTTGTTACCTGGATATAGATAAAAAGTGGTTCCTTCATATACCACTTGTTTCATAACCTCAATACCAGAACCTCTTGCTAATAAACTAAGTTTGGCAGATTCTTGCACAACTTCTTCCATACACTCCTGCTTACGCCCTATAGATAAGCCGTCCAAATTTACACCTCTTTTTCCCCTAACGTACATTTTCTATATATCTTATTATATAGTACTAGACATATAATAAAAAGCATCTCAAAAGAGATGCTTTTTCAGTTAAACTCCTACGATTTGAATCGGATCAACCCATACCCAACGGTCTGCAATCTGCACATATACCCATGAACATTCTGCTTGTATGCCTTCTTTTGCAGCTTCCTCAATCATGTCTGCAGTCATTTTGTTCGTTTTGTCGATTAGATCACCGATTAGTTTATCAAGGTCCTTGTTGTACTTTGCAGTAAGCTCTGCTTTTTTTGTCTTTACTTCCTTTTCAAGCTTCGCAATGTCCGCTTCTGATGCTCCATTTTGTCTAGCCGTTTCTAGTTTTGCATCTAGCTTTGCTGCTTTTAGAGAAAGCGCTGACAATAGTTTGTCACCTTTAGCCTGTGCTGCTTGAATTTCTTGTTCAATTGCTACATTTGTTTCTTCAATCTTTTGTAATATCTCAGCGTTGTCATTTTCTGCTGCGAAAGCCCCAGTACCCATAAACGTAAAGAGCGCTACTACTGAAAATAAGGCGACAAAGAACTTTTTCATTTTAATCCTCCCTAATAAACTAGTATGTGTGAAAAGATAGATCTGGGTCATACCTCCCACTAACCAACACTATACGGTAAATTTTTCTAGAAATCTATTCATATTTACCCTAATGATTCGACAATTTTGGTAAATTATAGATAACAAAACGACTTTGGTGTGTATTTCCACCTGTAAACCTAGCAAAATAGACAGCCGTAAAGCACGGCTGCCTTCTAATGAAATATATTAAAGACGATAGACTCTTGCCTCATAAGGCTTTAATACAATAGAATCATTCACTTCTTCAATAACAGGATAGTTGTTCAAAAGCAGTTGGTTCATCTCCAACGTAAGATTCGAATCAAATACAGCTGGCTCGATCGATAGATTTGTGAGAACAAGAACTTTGTCATGCGCTGTTGTTCTTGTATAAGCATAAATTTGCGGATCTTCTTCAAGTAGTAAATCATAGCTTCCGTAAGTGAAAACAAGATTGTTTTTCTTCAGCTCAATCATCTTCTTATAGAAAGATAGAATTGAATGATCATCAGCTTCTTGCCTCTCAACATTTATATCCGTATAGTTTGGATTTACTTTCAACCACGGTGTGCCAGAAGAAAAGCCAGCGTTATTATCGGCATTCCACTGCATTGGTGTTCGGCTATTATCACGAGAAGATGCCCAAATTACTTTCATAATAGCATCATGAGCTACTCCTGCTTCTCGCTGAATGCGGTAGCGATTTTTGTCAGCTACATCATCATAATCTTCAATAGAAGGGTATTGAACATTGGTCATACCAATTTCTTGCCCCTGGTAAATAAATGGCGTTCCTTGCATAAGGAAATACATCGCTCCCATTGAAGTGGCACTTTCTCTCCAATATTCCTGATCGTTCCCCCAGGTTGACACAACACGTGGCTTATCGTGATTCTCAACAAACAAGGCATTCCACCCTTTGTTTTCAAGGCCCTTTTGCCAACGTGTTAGCACTTTTTTTAGTGAGACAATATCAAGATCAGGTTTCTCTTCGGCATCCCATAATCCAAGATGTTCGAATTGAAAAATCATGTTCATTTTGCCGTCTTTTTCATCTACCCATTGATCAGCTTCATCAATGCTTACACCATTCGCTTCTCCAACCGTCATCACATCGTACTTCGAATACGTTTCATCCTTAAATTCCTGAAGGAACTGCTGAATTCCCTTTTGGTTCATATGCATATCAAATGAAGAAACATACTTTTCATTTTTGGGGTTCGGCATATCAGGAAAACCTGAACGCTTCTTAATGTGGCTGATGGCGTCGATACGGAAACCATCAATCCCCTTATCGAGCCACCAGTTCACCGTGTCATACAGGGCATCGCGAACATTAGGATTTTCCCAGTTCACATCTGGCTGTTTCGTTGAGAAGACGTGGAGAAAATACTGATCTGTTTTCTTATCATATTCCCATGCCGAGCCTCCGAAAATGCTTTCCCAGTTATTTGGCTCCTTACCATTCTTTCCATCGCGCCAAATGTACCAATCACGCTTCGGATCTTCTTTCGATGAACGGGATTCAATAAACCACTGGTGCTCATCACTTGTGTGGTTTAAAACGAGATCAATGATCAATTTCATATCCCGTTTGTGAACTTCTTTTAACAACAAATCAAAGTCTTGCATTGTACCGAAATCTTCCATAATATCCTGGTAATCAGAAATGTCATACCCATTATCATCGTTAGGAGATTTGTACATTGGACATATCCAAATCACATCGATGCCAAGATCTTTAATATAATCTAACCTCTGAATGACGCCTTGTAAGTCACCAATACCATCACCGTTTGAATCCTGGAAGCTTCGTGGATAAATTTGATAGCCTACAGCTTCTTTCCACCAGATTCTTTTCATATCTCTACACCTCATCTATTTAGTAAGTTCGTAAAGTGCAAACGTTTGCCTAAAAATCGATAAAAAAAGCGCTTTCTTTTTTGCGTATTTACTTCTACCTACTTGTAGTTTACTTGGATTTATCTCATTTATCAATATGAATTTGAAAGTATTTTTTAGGTCGTAATGTTAGATGCTATTGACGAGCGCCCAAGACATGTATAAAATACGCTAATAATACGTACCAGGTTTCGTATAATTTTGGAGATATGGTCCAAAGGTTTCTACCAAACTACCGTAAATGGTTTGACTACGATGACAATTCTGGCAATGTGAATCTGTCATCCTCTGTCTAGACTGAGAGGAGCAAAGCAATGGATAAACTAATCCAACGAATTCAAACAGCTGCTGGAGAGCTCCCAGCCGATTGTGTAATTAAAAATGGACTTGTTTTAGATAGTTACAACCTCGAGTTTATCCAGGCTGACGTCGCGATCGTCGGTGGCGTTTTTGCAGGAATAGGAAAATTCGAAGGAAAGCACGTGATTGATGCAAGGGGAAAGTATGTTGTTCCTTCTTTAATAGATGCCCACGTTCATATTGAATCCGCAATGGTTCCTCCATCTGAATTTGCAAAAGCCGTCCTTCCTTGTGGGGTAACGACGATCATCACTGACCCTCATGAAATCGCAAATGTTTCAGGGACTGAAGGCATTTCGTATATGCTTCAAGATTCTGAGAATGTCCCAATGGACATATACTTTATGCTTCCCTCAAGCGTTCCTTCTACACCGTTTGAAAACTCAGGAGCGATTCTTTTGGCTGAAGACTTGAAGCCTTTCTATGAACATAACCGCGTTCTCGGTCTAGCTGAAGTGATGGATTATCCATCAGTCGCTAATACATCCCCTTCTATGATGCACAAATTGCATGACGCACAAAACAGAAAGATAGATGGCCACGCAGCAGGTCTTGATGCCCGTGCTTTGAATGTTTATAAAACGGCTGGCATTGGAACTGACCATGAATGTATCACGGCCGAAGAAGCACTTGAGCGAATTAAACGAGGAATGTATGTTTTTATTCGTGGAGGCTCCGTCGCGAAGAACTTAAAGCAGCTCCTTCCCGCTGTAACCGAGCGAAATGCAAGACGATTCATGTTCTGTACAGACGATAAGCATATTGACGACCTGATCACAGAGGGAAGCGTGGACCATAATGTTCGACTCGCTATCCGAGAAGGGCTAGATCCTCTCGTAGCGATTCAAATGGCCTCACTAAACGTAGCAGAGTGCTTTGGTTTAACAACGAAAGGAGCGATCGCACCAGGTCTTGATGCTGATTTCCTTCTCCTAGATGACGTCGAATCATTTTCTGTTGCAAACGTTTATCGAGCTGGAGAGCTTGTTGCAGAAAAAGGTAAAACGAAGAGGATCGCGAAGGTAACGCCTTCGAAAAGAATAACCAATTCCGTTCATTTACCAACGCTTCAAAAAGAACACCTTCATTTACCAGTAACGGACAAAGAAGCAAATGTCATTAAATTGATTCCTAATCAGATTGTGACAAAAGCAAAAAAGCTCATTGTTGATCGCAACGCGAACAATGGTTTTGTCTCAAGTGCTGAAAAGGACCTAATGAAACTAGCCGTTATTGAACGGCATCACCGTACGGGAAACATCGGACTTGGCATTGTAGAGGGTTTTCAGTTTCAAGATGGAGCGATAGCGACAACCGTTGGACACGACTCCCACAACTTAATTATGACCGGAACAAACGATGAAGATATGATGAAAGCGGCAGAAGTTATTCAAGAAATGCAGGGGGGCTTAGCGGTTGTGCGAAATCAGGAAGTGATTGCGAAATTACCACTTCCCATTGCGGGACTTCTTTCAACTAACGATTACCCATCTGTGGTGAGAGAACTAGAAGAAATCGATCTGGCGCTACAAGAAATAGGTGCCCCGAGGGATTTTAATCCTTTTTTAACACTCTCCTTTCTAAGTCTTCCGGTCATACCAGAGCTTAAATTAACCGACATGGGACTTTTTAATGTTCAAGAATTTCGCCACATTTCCATTAATGAGTAAAGAAGAAAGCAGCATGGCGCCGGCGCCATGCTGCTTTTGCATTAAAGGGAGCGTTTTAGAATATCTCGAACGCTTTCCCGATCAAGTTCTTTGTATGTGCCAACGCCTGGCTTAATAAAGGTTTTTTCAACCATACTTTCGAATTCAGCATCATCGATCTCATAATCTGCGAGACGAGATGGTGCACCAAGAGAGTTCCAGAACGTACGAAGTGCTTTCGCTCCTTCTACAGCCACTTCGTAATCACTTTTCCCTTCTGGCGATACGCCAAGAACGTTCACGGCTAACTGTTTCACTCGAGAAGGATCTTCTTCAAGGACATGTTCCAACCAGTTCGGGAATAAAATCGCCAATCCACCACCGTGAGGAATATCGTAAACGGCTGATACAGCATGTTCGATTCGGTGTGTGGCCCAATCACCGCCATCAGTGCCATTGCTCAATGTTCCGTTAAAAGCCGTCGTACTAATATACATCATCGTTTCACGATGATCATATGATTCTAGATCACTTAGTAGCTTTCGACCTGTTTGAATCGCCGTACGGAGAAGGGATTCAATAAATCCATCGACCATCGGCGTATTGCTTGTGCGGTGAAAATAATGCTCTAGCGCATGCGACATGCTATCAACAATGCCATAAACAGTGTGGTTTTCTGGAACTGAAAATAAGTATGTAGGATCAAGTACAGAAAACGTTGGAAATACGTGCGGTGATCCCCATCCTAGCTTTTCTTTCGTTTCCCAATTCGTAATAACCGAGACGGAGTTCATCTCCGAACCTGTAGCAGCAAGGGTTAGCACTGTCCCAAATGGTAGAGCTGATTCAATTGGTTCCTTTTGTGTAATCAAATCCCACGCTGAGCCTTCATAGTGCGCACCTGCAGCTATCGCTTTTGTGCAGTCAATGACGCTACCGCCACCTACTGCAAGAAGAAAATCAATGCCTTCTTTTTTACAAATGGCAGAGCCTTTTTCGACTGTGGTGAGACGAGGATTCGGTTCTACTCCCGAAAGCTCGTGCACTTCTGCATTTACTTTCTTAAGTTCAGTCATGACAGCGTCATAAACGCCGTTTCGTTTAATGCTTCCACCACCATATACCACAAGAACTTTCACCCCATAATGAAGTTCTCCTGTTAATTCCTTTATTTTGTCTTTGCCAAAATAAAGACGGGTCGGATTGTATTGTAAAAATGGTTTCATAAGGCACCTCATTGTCATTAGTCGAAGCTAGTGTACCATACTCCAATCGCCAAACTGTAGGATTGACTATCGGGGATTGATGACAACTTCAGACTTAGTTTTCTCTGCTTGATAAGCCGCTTCCATTAACACGGTTAGATCAAGAGCAAGCGCAAGGTTTTCATCTGTCCCTTTATCCGTTTGGATGTGGTCAACCCACTGTGAAAATGGAGAAGGTTTATCCGTTGGTATCATAACTTCTTCCCATTTCTCCGAAACTTTTTTGATTAGCTTTTTATCAGGTATGCCGTAGATAGCTGACCCTTTTGTGCCGTGTATTTCAATGGTAAATGGAGAGTGAGTCGTTACAAAACCCGTTTCTGCTATTCCATAAGAGCCATTCCTATACCCGAATGTTACGATAGCCTGATCCTCTACATCTTTCTTCGTTAAATATCCGAACTGAGCTGTAACTCGTTCAGGCATTCCAAGAAAAAGTCTCGTTAAGTACACTGGGTGACAACCAAGGTCAATTAATGCTCCCCCCTGACACTCCTCTTTGTTATAGAAATGGTTTGGAAGCCAATCAGCAATCGCTCCATTATGAGCAAGTCGCACGCGCGTCTGCGTCAGTTCTCCTAGCTCACCTGATTCAATCAAGTTTTGAACAGCTTCCGTATAGCCATCATAAACGCGCGGCAATGAAACAAATAACTTTACTCCAGCTTCTTTCACTGCATTCAGTATTAGGATCGCTTCTTCTTCAGTAGACGCCAGAACTTTTTCGGTAAAAATATGCTTCCCTGCTTGAGCTGCTTGTACCATTACTTCTTTATGACGATTTGTCGGTGAACTAACAACAACCCCCTCTATTTCTTTTCGGTT
This genomic interval carries:
- a CDS encoding glycoside hydrolase family 13 protein, giving the protein MKRIWWKEAVGYQIYPRSFQDSNGDGIGDLQGVIQRLDYIKDLGIDVIWICPMYKSPNDDNGYDISDYQDIMEDFGTMQDFDLLLKEVHKRDMKLIIDLVLNHTSDEHQWFIESRSSKEDPKRDWYIWRDGKNGKEPNNWESIFGGSAWEYDKKTDQYFLHVFSTKQPDVNWENPNVRDALYDTVNWWLDKGIDGFRIDAISHIKKRSGFPDMPNPKNEKYVSSFDMHMNQKGIQQFLQEFKDETYSKYDVMTVGEANGVSIDEADQWVDEKDGKMNMIFQFEHLGLWDAEEKPDLDIVSLKKVLTRWQKGLENKGWNALFVENHDKPRVVSTWGNDQEYWRESATSMGAMYFLMQGTPFIYQGQEIGMTNVQYPSIEDYDDVADKNRYRIQREAGVAHDAIMKVIWASSRDNSRTPMQWNADNNAGFSSGTPWLKVNPNYTDINVERQEADDHSILSFYKKMIELKKNNLVFTYGSYDLLLEEDPQIYAYTRTTAHDKVLVLTNLSIEPAVFDSNLTLEMNQLLLNNYPVIEEVNDSIVLKPYEARVYRL
- a CDS encoding Gfo/Idh/MocA family protein; the protein is MKIGMISFWHVHAKDYAEEARIHPDVEIAAIWDENEERGRKEAQIREVEYISDLEDLLNRKEIEGVVVSSPTNRHKEVMVQAAQAGKHIFTEKVLASTEEEAILILNAVKEAGVKLFVSLPRVYDGYTEAVQNLIESGELGELTQTRVRLAHNGAIADWLPNHFYNKEECQGGALIDLGCHPVYLTRLFLGMPERVTAQFGYLTKKDVEDQAIVTFGYRNGSYGIAETGFVTTHSPFTIEIHGTKGSAIYGIPDKKLIKKVSEKWEEVMIPTDKPSPFSQWVDHIQTDKGTDENLALALDLTVLMEAAYQAEKTKSEVVINPR
- a CDS encoding HD-GYP domain-containing protein yields the protein MDGLSIGRKQECMEEVVQESAKLSLLARGSGIEVMKQVVYEGTTFYLYPGNNPESFEFFYILEGELVCEELSITLKKDDYFFVKDLKEIVFFEAASEVSMIWMINESVFHLISQKVSLLLEVVSKVEEKDRYTFKHSVRVQNSSIKIGKKLNLLKDELDTLIVASVLHDVGKIKVPEEILNKTGGLTDEEYEIIKKHPADGAEMVKDSYYSDISTIIHQHHERLNGSGYPDGLKGEEITIGAKIIGVSDSYDAMTDDRSYRKAYTPEYAMNELKRLSGVLYDAEVVDALEAVLIEEGILNSN
- a CDS encoding DNA topoisomerase III; the protein is MGKQLILAEKPSVGRDIARVLNCTKGGNGFLEGDRYIVTWALGHLVTLADPEIYNEAYKTWKLEDLPMLPAPLKLVVIKRSGKQFSVVKTQMNRNDVSEIVIATDAGREGELVARWIIEKARAKKPLKRLWISSVTDKAIRDGFKNLKDANQYTNLYQAAAARSEADWYVGLNATRALTTKYNAQLSSGRVQTPTLSMIAKREEEIKSFQPESYYGMAAVVDGFTLTYRDPKSNDSRVFDRERIDSNLKQLSGKVAKIEEVKKAKKKTFAPGLYDLTELQRDAHKRFGFSAKETLSATQRLYEQHKLVTYPRTDSRFLSSDMKDTLKERLEAVAPYEKAARKVLGKTIQTGKHIIDDRKVSDHHAIIPTEQTPVIRELSDKDRKVYDLIVKRFVAALYEPFEYEQVTVKAKIGEANFDAKGKRVLSAGWKEIYETEEADVVLPELKEGQELRVLSLTRTEGKTNPPPRFNEGTLLTAMEKPAQFLSMQDNKLAKTLGETGGLGTVATRADIIEKLFNSFLIEKNGKDLTITSKGKQLLDIVPDELQSPALTAEWEQKLEAIGKGNLSKQAFIEEMKAYANETVQKIKSSSKKYKHDNVTGTKCPDCGNLMLEVKSKKGKMLVCQDRECGYRKGKSKVTNARCPKCKKKLELHGQGDAQTFICKCGHREKLSTFNERRKKEKNTKATKKDVSSYMKNQQKDEPVNTALADALAKLKLDQDK
- the ade gene encoding adenine deaminase, producing the protein MDKLIQRIQTAAGELPADCVIKNGLVLDSYNLEFIQADVAIVGGVFAGIGKFEGKHVIDARGKYVVPSLIDAHVHIESAMVPPSEFAKAVLPCGVTTIITDPHEIANVSGTEGISYMLQDSENVPMDIYFMLPSSVPSTPFENSGAILLAEDLKPFYEHNRVLGLAEVMDYPSVANTSPSMMHKLHDAQNRKIDGHAAGLDARALNVYKTAGIGTDHECITAEEALERIKRGMYVFIRGGSVAKNLKQLLPAVTERNARRFMFCTDDKHIDDLITEGSVDHNVRLAIREGLDPLVAIQMASLNVAECFGLTTKGAIAPGLDADFLLLDDVESFSVANVYRAGELVAEKGKTKRIAKVTPSKRITNSVHLPTLQKEHLHLPVTDKEANVIKLIPNQIVTKAKKLIVDRNANNGFVSSAEKDLMKLAVIERHHRTGNIGLGIVEGFQFQDGAIATTVGHDSHNLIMTGTNDEDMMKAAEVIQEMQGGLAVVRNQEVIAKLPLPIAGLLSTNDYPSVVRELEEIDLALQEIGAPRDFNPFLTLSFLSLPVIPELKLTDMGLFNVQEFRHISINE
- a CDS encoding iron-containing alcohol dehydrogenase, which produces MKPFLQYNPTRLYFGKDKIKELTGELHYGVKVLVVYGGGSIKRNGVYDAVMTELKKVNAEVHELSGVEPNPRLTTVEKGSAICKKEGIDFLLAVGGGSVIDCTKAIAAGAHYEGSAWDLITQKEPIESALPFGTVLTLAATGSEMNSVSVITNWETKEKLGWGSPHVFPTFSVLDPTYLFSVPENHTVYGIVDSMSHALEHYFHRTSNTPMVDGFIESLLRTAIQTGRKLLSDLESYDHRETMMYISTTAFNGTLSNGTDGGDWATHRIEHAVSAVYDIPHGGGLAILFPNWLEHVLEEDPSRVKQLAVNVLGVSPEGKSDYEVAVEGAKALRTFWNSLGAPSRLADYEIDDAEFESMVEKTFIKPGVGTYKELDRESVRDILKRSL